Proteins encoded in a region of the Xylanibacillus composti genome:
- a CDS encoding condensation domain-containing protein: MNMLNFLEELRSRGIALRRTGDAIKVQGKKEALTPDLLAQLREAKSELLEFLHEKAEETEVEDFACVPAPEALYDPFPLGDLQLGFYMADDPYMEFHVRPHYYSEKDREELDIVRYENAWNKALARHSKEIAIVLPDGNLQTATDPEPIRCRISDLRGYTEQAVNSALEQTRMTMERSVLPLDKWPWLDLRITIWQDKGRDRFRIHYNHNNFFWDGYGTNRLLEEVEAYYRNPDLTMPGIALSYRDAVLALDKLAASPRGQAARRYWEERIPRLPGPPELPVRSGMERRCRSALNRRETLLPAHIWRSFKEQAQMIGVTPSNAMFALYAEVLSAWSNSRHFVLSNMMTRRLDFHPDIWEIAGNFASLYPLEIDFRPSDRFLDRARRVQEQVIRDARHREWGGMQVMQAFNRDRGGFGQAPIPFVVGSGLFMEGYKRPDYSCLETSQVMLDHQFWELDDGRLYYVWDLLEAFFPAGMIDDMEQAYAKLIARMATEPALWEAEVLPLIPKHHLAARLSADQSADAVKSEEASAVRLEQFLAQVPPDRPALLTANGPLAYRELQQSS; the protein is encoded by the coding sequence ATGAATATGCTGAACTTCCTTGAAGAGCTCAGAAGCCGCGGCATTGCACTTAGAAGAACTGGCGATGCGATCAAGGTGCAAGGCAAAAAAGAGGCCCTGACCCCCGACCTGCTGGCACAATTGCGGGAAGCAAAATCGGAATTGCTCGAATTTTTGCATGAGAAGGCAGAGGAGACGGAAGTGGAGGATTTCGCCTGTGTTCCTGCGCCGGAGGCGCTGTATGATCCTTTTCCTTTGGGCGATTTGCAGTTGGGGTTTTATATGGCGGATGACCCGTATATGGAATTTCACGTCAGGCCGCACTATTACTCGGAGAAGGATCGGGAGGAGCTGGACATCGTCCGCTACGAGAATGCCTGGAACAAGGCTCTGGCACGGCACAGCAAGGAAATCGCGATTGTTCTGCCGGATGGGAATTTGCAAACGGCAACCGATCCGGAGCCAATCCGCTGCCGTATTTCGGACCTGCGCGGGTACACGGAGCAAGCAGTCAATTCGGCGCTGGAGCAGACACGGATGACGATGGAGCGCTCCGTCCTTCCGCTTGACAAGTGGCCGTGGCTGGACCTGCGCATCACGATCTGGCAGGACAAGGGGCGCGACCGCTTTCGCATTCACTACAATCACAACAATTTCTTCTGGGACGGCTACGGCACGAACCGGCTGCTGGAAGAAGTGGAGGCTTACTACCGCAATCCGGACTTGACCATGCCTGGCATTGCGCTTAGTTATCGGGATGCTGTGCTTGCCTTGGACAAGCTGGCTGCATCCCCCCGGGGGCAGGCTGCCCGGCGCTACTGGGAGGAACGCATTCCCCGCCTGCCCGGTCCGCCCGAGCTCCCGGTCCGTTCCGGCATGGAGCGGCGCTGCCGATCTGCCTTGAATCGCAGGGAAACACTGCTGCCAGCCCATATATGGCGCTCGTTCAAGGAACAAGCCCAAATGATCGGCGTAACGCCTTCCAATGCGATGTTTGCGCTTTATGCAGAGGTGTTGTCCGCCTGGAGCAACAGCCGGCATTTTGTGCTGAGCAATATGATGACGCGCCGCTTGGACTTTCATCCGGACATTTGGGAAATAGCCGGCAACTTTGCCTCGCTCTATCCGCTGGAGATTGATTTCCGCCCGAGCGATCGCTTCCTGGATCGGGCGCGCCGCGTGCAAGAGCAGGTCATTCGCGATGCCCGCCATCGGGAATGGGGCGGCATGCAAGTCATGCAGGCATTCAACCGCGACCGGGGCGGATTCGGTCAAGCGCCGATTCCGTTCGTCGTCGGCAGCGGACTGTTTATGGAGGGCTACAAGCGGCCGGATTACAGCTGCCTGGAAACGTCCCAGGTCATGCTGGACCATCAATTTTGGGAGTTGGATGATGGGCGTCTGTATTATGTCTGGGATCTGCTGGAGGCATTTTTCCCCGCCGGCATGATTGACGATATGGAGCAAGCCTATGCCAAGCTCATTGCCCGCATGGCAACAGAACCTGCCCTATGGGAGGCGGAAGTGCTGCCGCTGATTCCGAAACATCATCTTGCGGCACGCCTTTCAGCGGATCAATCGGCAGATGCTGTGAAATCTGAAGAGGCATCGGCTGTACGCCTGGAGCAGTTTCTCGCTCAAGTGCCGCCAGACCGGCCCGCACTGCTGACGGCTAACGGTCCGCTAGCCTATCGCGAGCTGCAGCAGTCGAGC
- a CDS encoding type I polyketide synthase translates to MNIGRDYRMSSLLDRWAETQPNKRALVFLENGSDESESLTYAELRTRARAAALQLRERRLTGERVLLLFPSGIDYVVSFLACMYAGVIAIPVYPPRNNYHAERVAIIARDSGARTALAPDHLRQDIHARISRFADISVQVMALEDFDLTGPGWTNEEVAADDVSYLQYTSGSTGNPKGVMVRHQDPIRNCEIVAPFGLHEGIVIVSWLPLFHDLGLVKGILYPLILGGTAVFMPPIAFVDKPIRWLQALDRYKGEFSCAPNFAYDLCVRKVSEEEAKQLDLSSWSVALNGAEPISIDTMRAFVNKFRASSFAENAWVGGYGMAESTLFATFGKNDQATRVLYLDRPALELDHVVIRDEHAGNVQAFVSCGYLLDDPQIRIVDPKSGKACPPDRIGEIWIAGSCVCPGYWNRPDATAETFGIELLDEPGVRYLRSGDLGFIHEGELYMTGRLKDMIIIRGANHYPQDIERTAASVSDELRQGGWGIAFDVTDGGEQKLIVVQEVERTARKRIDVGKTGRAMAQAISECHGIDLDTVVFVPPGKVPKTSSGKLQRRACKKMFEQGELEEIGRWQRPAAAAAGARPHAEQKAIAPGEMVDWMRNLLAAWTGIPLAEMSPNQSFSSLGLGSVQVVEMIAEIGHAFDLSLPPSLAFEYPTISSLAEYLSGSVKELASDGGEFEPVAIIGLDCRFPDAEDPRQFWELLMENREAVREVSEQRRERTGYKAEAHAPFRWGGFLENIDLFDAALFNITPREAASMDPQQRLLLETAWRALESAYIAPDRLSGSSTGVFVGISTHDYFRLQHEAGGHGDPYAGTGNAFSIAANRISYVFGLQGPSMAIDTACSSSLVAVHQACRSLASGECSLALAGGVNLVLSSDYGEIFTQAGMLSPTGKCHTFDEAADGYVRGEGVGIIVLKRLSDAIRDQDQVLAVIRGSAVNQDGYSNGLTAPNGLSQQRVVGSALKRAGIEGSTIGYVETHGTGTPLGDPIEVRSLQAVLDRDTNGEPAPCWLGAVKTNIGHLESSAGIAGLIKAVLVLQNGVIPGNFHFNKLNPQIDLAESRLRIPDEAVPWPVPEHHPRRAGVSSFGFGGTNAHVIVEQYVPDPAEARDAAQLSDPGRGYLLALSAQSEASLLELANQYAACIEQPDANRRLYALCRTANQSRAQLPERLAVAGESAGEILHALIQAANDDGKKGGTIRGRANPSPKTAFLFTGQGSQYAGMGRRLYASESVFRSVIDRCDEVLTPILEVSLRAIMFGERTELLQETQYAQPAIVALEIALAEQWRYWGIEPAYAVGHSVGEYAAAYVAGLMDMETVLRLVAMRGRLMDSVEEAGRMISVNCGESEAREILANYWGQLDLAAVNAPDQVVLSGSVDLVQRVVSLLRAHGLDVAELQVNRAFHSRHMDPILDPFLQECRRFQFGSPSVKLISTGGSANRSLADASYWADQIRLPVRFADAVDKLKEEGANLFLELGPTAVLAGLGRRSLPGGRWVTSLRRDTDDCVQLKRAAAEVFVHGAQVHFKRMDEDVVVPRAALPAYPFDRKAYWFEQRAKTRADVAGKQTSFCGWRIDVAAADWIVFETHLSGPSNRHLLDHQVGGRSIMPAAGSISLAIDAAIEAQIVPEGAAVRLDNFSFYRPMDLTDRTMRIQTILRRADKNKQLWQIEIMGRRDEHRDWEAYASGTLEPVQALEQRTDMLELSGYVRQEADAAAFYARWATRDMSYAGKFRAIASLEQSGKQASAWLDVPDDGEYAGLLHAIVMDAAFQTLGQLLLDHDDRNRVPLPAGIGSLTVHKWLTGRMHVTTSLQEVSESGAIADLWIRTESGELAAQATGLQTIWANAKDAAAMEQKKDVPCWVPVWTEMEQSPVNSAVVQEAAGSGSVWIFYPPEAEQLKRAIAQQYSKDACRTFPLDKKTLQLSEDEWAERIADEANAVQKIYYLGGVLTGKPDIDPSLMLKHGEEAGVIGMFRLVKALARLGADQRRVVFKLVTSGVYGVLPPDNLHPHSAAISGFVRTAQREFPDWQFELTDIGLPESEEAVASLVHPLVKQRHSYPVAELALRYGKFYQRVLRELPPPAKLDQSPFKEKGTYLIIGGASGIGLELARKLAKEVQAGLALVGRSPYNDQHRALIRELEALGGKALYIEADASEPEQIRNAVANTKSRYGQLNGVIHSAVMLQDRAIAHMQEEEMRSVLAPKTVGSMNLYSAVRDESLDFLLFFSSAQSFIGNAGQANYAAACTAQDALAEWMDKRADYPIKSINWGYWGQVGVASDDYYKQRLAKQGIGSISIEEGMRVIEQALVLPARQLVAIRADERVLAEMDAERSEPAEKPAHSIALTPAEQLVHMEPGLMQEAIADGLRSMVSEVMRLKLDEPWARKQQWEQVKLSALGLDSLMAMELRSRIRAWVGADIPAHQFIGGGLVKDVLQLIRQRVLLLSLSAAERDDEVRSADGDMEELVI, encoded by the coding sequence TGGCTGCAAGCCTTGGATCGCTACAAAGGGGAATTCTCATGCGCTCCGAATTTCGCTTATGATCTGTGTGTGCGCAAAGTATCAGAGGAGGAAGCGAAGCAATTGGATCTGTCCTCCTGGTCTGTTGCCTTGAACGGCGCTGAACCGATTTCGATCGACACCATGCGTGCGTTTGTCAATAAATTCAGGGCGAGCAGCTTTGCAGAGAATGCCTGGGTTGGCGGTTACGGCATGGCTGAATCCACTTTGTTTGCAACGTTCGGCAAAAACGATCAAGCTACGCGCGTGCTGTACTTGGACAGGCCGGCGCTCGAACTGGATCATGTTGTCATTCGCGACGAGCATGCCGGCAACGTCCAGGCCTTCGTTTCATGCGGATACTTGCTGGACGATCCCCAGATTCGGATCGTTGATCCGAAGAGCGGCAAGGCGTGTCCGCCGGACCGCATCGGCGAAATCTGGATTGCAGGCAGCTGCGTATGTCCGGGGTACTGGAACCGGCCGGATGCGACAGCCGAAACTTTCGGCATCGAGCTGCTTGATGAGCCCGGCGTACGCTATTTGCGCTCGGGCGATCTCGGTTTTATCCATGAAGGCGAGCTTTACATGACCGGGCGCCTGAAGGATATGATCATTATTCGCGGAGCCAATCATTATCCGCAGGATATAGAAAGGACAGCCGCTTCGGTCAGCGATGAGCTGCGTCAGGGCGGTTGGGGCATTGCATTCGATGTGACCGACGGCGGCGAACAGAAGCTCATTGTTGTTCAGGAAGTCGAGCGCACAGCCCGCAAGCGCATTGATGTCGGGAAAACCGGACGCGCTATGGCACAGGCCATTTCCGAATGCCATGGCATTGACTTGGACACAGTTGTGTTCGTGCCGCCGGGCAAAGTGCCAAAAACGTCAAGCGGCAAGTTGCAGCGGCGTGCGTGCAAGAAGATGTTCGAACAGGGAGAACTAGAGGAAATCGGCAGGTGGCAGCGCCCCGCAGCCGCAGCGGCGGGCGCCCGTCCGCATGCGGAACAAAAAGCCATTGCTCCGGGCGAAATGGTCGATTGGATGAGAAACCTGCTGGCAGCATGGACCGGGATACCGCTTGCGGAAATGAGTCCGAATCAATCCTTTTCCTCACTGGGGCTCGGTTCTGTGCAGGTCGTGGAAATGATTGCCGAGATTGGACATGCCTTCGATCTCTCCTTGCCGCCGTCACTGGCTTTTGAATACCCGACGATTTCCTCATTGGCGGAGTACTTAAGCGGCAGTGTCAAGGAGCTTGCTTCAGATGGGGGCGAATTCGAGCCCGTTGCCATAATCGGGCTCGATTGCCGATTCCCGGATGCGGAAGATCCGCGGCAATTCTGGGAGCTGCTCATGGAGAATCGAGAAGCTGTGCGGGAAGTATCTGAGCAGCGCCGGGAACGGACCGGTTACAAGGCTGAGGCGCATGCGCCGTTTCGCTGGGGAGGCTTTCTGGAAAATATTGATCTGTTCGATGCGGCTCTGTTCAATATTACGCCGCGCGAAGCGGCAAGCATGGACCCGCAGCAGCGTCTGCTGCTGGAAACAGCATGGAGGGCGCTTGAATCGGCTTATATCGCGCCAGATCGCCTAAGCGGATCGAGCACTGGCGTTTTTGTCGGCATCAGCACCCATGATTATTTCCGCTTGCAGCACGAAGCCGGGGGCCATGGCGACCCTTACGCAGGCACAGGCAATGCCTTCAGCATCGCAGCCAACCGAATCTCCTATGTATTCGGCCTGCAAGGCCCGAGCATGGCAATCGATACGGCTTGCTCCTCTTCGTTGGTTGCCGTCCATCAAGCTTGCAGAAGCCTGGCATCCGGCGAATGCAGCCTGGCATTGGCTGGAGGCGTCAATCTCGTGCTGTCCTCCGATTACGGCGAAATCTTCACGCAAGCGGGCATGCTGTCGCCGACTGGCAAATGCCACACGTTTGACGAGGCAGCCGACGGTTACGTAAGGGGGGAAGGCGTCGGCATCATTGTGCTGAAGCGCTTGTCTGATGCCATACGAGATCAAGATCAGGTGCTTGCCGTCATCCGGGGCTCAGCCGTCAATCAGGACGGGTACAGCAATGGACTGACAGCGCCAAATGGCTTGTCCCAGCAGCGCGTTGTCGGCAGCGCGCTGAAACGGGCAGGCATAGAGGGAAGTACGATCGGTTATGTGGAAACGCATGGCACAGGCACGCCGCTTGGCGACCCCATTGAGGTCCGGTCTCTTCAAGCTGTGTTGGATCGGGACACTAACGGGGAGCCTGCACCTTGCTGGCTTGGCGCTGTCAAGACAAATATCGGCCATCTGGAATCGTCTGCAGGCATTGCCGGGTTGATCAAAGCTGTACTAGTCTTGCAAAACGGAGTCATTCCGGGGAATTTCCATTTCAACAAGTTGAACCCGCAGATCGATCTGGCGGAAAGCCGTCTGCGCATTCCGGATGAAGCTGTTCCATGGCCGGTGCCAGAGCACCATCCGAGGCGGGCTGGCGTCAGTTCCTTCGGGTTCGGCGGAACGAATGCGCATGTAATTGTCGAACAATATGTGCCCGATCCTGCGGAAGCCAGAGATGCCGCTCAGCTATCCGATCCGGGTCGCGGATACTTGCTCGCCTTGTCCGCCCAGAGTGAAGCGAGCTTGCTTGAGCTGGCGAATCAATATGCGGCATGCATCGAGCAACCGGATGCGAATCGCCGCTTGTATGCTCTATGCCGCACTGCCAATCAATCGCGGGCACAGCTGCCGGAACGGCTGGCGGTTGCAGGGGAAAGCGCGGGCGAAATATTGCACGCATTAATACAAGCAGCAAACGATGACGGAAAGAAAGGAGGGACAATTCGCGGAAGAGCCAATCCATCGCCGAAAACAGCTTTTCTGTTTACCGGCCAAGGTTCACAGTATGCGGGAATGGGCAGACGACTCTATGCGTCCGAATCGGTTTTCCGTTCGGTGATTGACCGCTGCGACGAAGTGCTGACTCCTATCTTGGAAGTTTCCTTGCGAGCGATCATGTTCGGAGAACGCACCGAGCTGCTGCAGGAAACACAATATGCTCAGCCGGCAATAGTCGCGCTAGAGATAGCGCTGGCCGAGCAATGGCGCTATTGGGGAATCGAACCAGCTTATGCTGTTGGTCATAGCGTGGGCGAATATGCGGCTGCCTATGTTGCCGGGTTGATGGATATGGAAACGGTTCTGCGTCTCGTCGCCATGCGCGGACGCCTCATGGACTCGGTAGAAGAAGCGGGTCGAATGATTTCGGTCAATTGCGGAGAGAGCGAGGCCAGAGAAATCTTGGCCAATTACTGGGGTCAATTGGATTTGGCGGCAGTCAATGCCCCTGATCAAGTTGTTCTGTCCGGTTCAGTCGACCTGGTTCAACGTGTTGTTAGCTTGTTGCGCGCCCATGGTTTGGACGTTGCCGAGCTCCAGGTCAACCGAGCCTTTCATTCTCGGCACATGGACCCGATTCTCGATCCATTTCTGCAGGAATGCCGGAGGTTCCAGTTCGGTTCCCCTTCGGTCAAGCTGATCTCGACCGGCGGGAGCGCCAACCGATCTCTGGCGGATGCAAGCTATTGGGCGGATCAAATCCGCTTGCCGGTGCGATTCGCCGATGCTGTTGACAAGCTGAAAGAAGAAGGCGCCAATCTGTTCCTGGAATTGGGGCCGACTGCGGTGCTTGCCGGGTTGGGACGAAGAAGCCTGCCAGGCGGACGGTGGGTAACGAGCTTGCGGCGGGACACGGATGATTGCGTGCAGCTGAAACGGGCAGCAGCGGAAGTATTTGTGCATGGCGCACAGGTTCACTTCAAACGCATGGATGAGGATGTCGTTGTACCAAGGGCGGCGCTGCCAGCCTATCCTTTTGATCGCAAAGCCTACTGGTTCGAGCAGCGTGCAAAGACTAGAGCAGACGTAGCTGGCAAGCAGACAAGCTTCTGCGGTTGGCGCATAGACGTCGCGGCAGCGGATTGGATCGTTTTCGAGACGCACTTGTCCGGCCCGTCAAACCGGCATCTGCTCGATCACCAAGTAGGCGGGAGAAGCATTATGCCCGCCGCCGGCTCGATCAGCCTCGCCATTGACGCAGCGATAGAGGCGCAAATAGTTCCAGAGGGAGCCGCGGTTCGCTTGGATAACTTCAGCTTTTACCGTCCGATGGATCTGACGGACCGCACGATGCGCATTCAGACGATTTTGCGGCGAGCGGACAAAAACAAACAGCTGTGGCAAATCGAGATCATGGGACGACGGGATGAGCATCGGGACTGGGAAGCCTATGCTTCCGGCACGCTTGAGCCTGTGCAGGCACTGGAGCAGCGGACGGATATGCTGGAACTTTCCGGCTACGTCAGGCAGGAAGCGGATGCAGCGGCATTTTATGCGCGCTGGGCTACGCGGGATATGAGCTATGCAGGCAAATTCAGGGCCATTGCTTCGTTGGAGCAGTCAGGCAAGCAGGCGTCAGCCTGGCTGGACGTCCCCGACGATGGGGAGTATGCCGGGTTGCTGCATGCCATCGTGATGGATGCCGCATTTCAAACCTTGGGCCAATTGCTGCTCGATCACGATGATCGGAACAGAGTCCCGCTACCTGCGGGAATCGGCTCACTGACTGTACACAAGTGGTTAACCGGCCGTATGCATGTCACTACGAGCTTGCAGGAAGTGTCGGAGAGCGGCGCCATTGCAGATCTATGGATTCGCACGGAATCAGGCGAACTGGCGGCACAAGCAACCGGCCTGCAAACCATCTGGGCAAATGCGAAAGATGCAGCAGCCATGGAGCAAAAAAAGGATGTGCCGTGCTGGGTGCCGGTATGGACAGAAATGGAACAATCGCCGGTGAATTCGGCGGTTGTACAAGAAGCTGCAGGAAGCGGCTCTGTATGGATTTTCTATCCTCCGGAAGCAGAGCAGCTGAAGCGCGCGATTGCGCAGCAATACAGCAAGGATGCATGCCGCACATTCCCGCTGGATAAAAAGACGCTGCAGCTCTCTGAGGACGAATGGGCCGAACGGATAGCGGATGAAGCCAATGCTGTACAGAAGATCTATTATCTGGGCGGGGTCCTGACTGGCAAGCCTGACATCGATCCTTCTTTAATGCTGAAGCACGGCGAAGAAGCAGGTGTCATCGGTATGTTCCGATTGGTCAAGGCGCTCGCGAGGCTTGGCGCCGATCAGCGCCGTGTCGTGTTCAAGCTTGTCACAAGCGGTGTGTACGGGGTGCTGCCGCCGGACAATCTGCATCCGCACAGCGCTGCGATTTCCGGATTCGTGCGCACGGCACAGCGGGAATTCCCCGACTGGCAGTTCGAATTGACAGATATCGGATTGCCGGAAAGCGAGGAGGCGGTCGCATCGCTTGTTCATCCCTTGGTGAAGCAAAGGCACAGCTATCCTGTTGCGGAGTTAGCGCTTCGCTATGGCAAATTTTATCAGCGTGTGCTTCGAGAATTGCCGCCGCCAGCCAAGCTTGATCAGTCTCCGTTCAAGGAGAAAGGAACGTACCTGATTATCGGCGGAGCAAGCGGCATCGGCCTGGAGCTTGCCCGAAAGCTGGCCAAGGAAGTCCAGGCAGGCCTGGCGCTTGTCGGCCGCAGTCCTTACAACGACCAGCACAGGGCATTGATCCGGGAATTAGAGGCGCTCGGCGGGAAAGCCCTCTATATCGAGGCCGATGCGAGCGAGCCGGAGCAGATTCGGAATGCCGTTGCTAATACGAAATCCCGTTATGGGCAATTGAATGGCGTCATTCATTCGGCTGTAATGCTGCAAGACCGGGCGATCGCCCATATGCAGGAGGAGGAAATGCGGAGCGTGCTTGCTCCCAAGACGGTTGGAAGCATGAATTTGTATAGTGCGGTACGGGACGAATCGCTGGATTTCCTCCTGTTCTTCTCCTCGGCGCAATCGTTCATCGGCAATGCTGGACAAGCGAACTATGCAGCTGCCTGCACAGCTCAGGATGCGCTGGCTGAATGGATGGACAAGAGGGCGGATTATCCGATCAAGAGCATCAATTGGGGCTATTGGGGGCAAGTCGGTGTCGCTTCAGACGACTATTATAAGCAGCGGTTGGCGAAGCAGGGTATCGGCTCGATTTCTATCGAAGAAGGCATGCGCGTCATCGAACAGGCGTTAGTTCTGCCCGCACGTCAGCTGGTGGCCATTCGGGCCGATGAGCGGGTGCTTGCAGAGATGGACGCCGAACGGTCCGAGCCTGCGGAGAAGCCGGCACATTCGATTGCCCTGACTCCGGCTGAACAGCTTGTTCATATGGAGCCGGGGTTGATGCAAGAGGCGATCGCCGACGGCTTGCGCAGCATGGTCAGCGAAGTGATGCGCCTGAAATTAGATGAGCCGTGGGCTCGGAAGCAGCAGTGGGAGCAGGTCAAGCTTTCCGCGCTCGGACTGGATTCCCTAATGGCCATGGAGCTTCGAAGCAGAATCCGGGCATGGGTAGGTGCAGACATCCCGGCACACCAATTTATTGGGGGTGGCTTGGTGAAAGACGTCTTGCAGCTCATCCGCCAGAGGGTGCTGCTCCTGTCTTTAAGCGCAGCAGAGCGGGATGATGAAGTCCGTTCTGCTGACGGAGATATGGAGGAGCTGGTCATATGA